catcggcaggcggactctcaaccactgcgccaccagggaagccctctttctcctccttttgcTTGTCTCCCCTCTCTATAATTTCTCTCCCACTTCTttattctcccttcctttcctgttcTGGATTATAGAATGGAGACCCCTGTTCACCTGACCACTCCCAAGGTTACGCATGTTTCTCTGAGGGTGTTTATGTAGTTCTCTGCCTATCTTCTTTGGGGTCCTAgcctggtatgtgtgtgtgtgtgtgtgtgtttgcacgtgTGTGTGCTGGGAGTGCATGAGGTTGGGCAAATTGGTGGCATTTGAGTGCCTGGAGTCAGGCTGTGTGGTTTGGGGGTTGAAGTGTCTCTGGGTGGCATTTCTGTAATGTCTTTGGGTTGGTGCATAGTATGTTGTGTATCTAAGGGTTTCCTCTgcatctgttttgtttgttttttgtttttgttttggtggaTGTGTAGTGGTTGTGTTCTCTGACTGTATTTATTGCGCATCTGCTCCTTTTCTCTTATGTGAACTTTTGGTGAGCCCCAGCCCACTGTGTATCACAGGCTATGCTCTAAACATTCTTGGTGCTAAGGCTGTTTTATGCCGATGTGTCTCTTTAGCGGTGTGAATAGCTCTGGATAGTTCAATAGGAGGATGTGATTGTGAGATTGGCCAtgtttgtgtgtgcatctgtgcagTTTGGAGTGTGCATACCCTGGAGAGTGTGCCTACAGGGGAGAAGGAGAATGAAGGTTCTTGTGTTTGTGTCTGAGGACCGATGTGGAATCtgtaaagaggaaatcagaaaggcaggCCCTATGTTGTATTGGGAAGGAGGTCTACGGATGTTGGGAAACTGCTCTGGGGGCAGGCGGATGTATAAAGGAAAGGGCTCTACTGGGTTTGTGGTGACATGGCTTGGGGCTGAGATGTGTGCATAACATGGGGGTAATATTTGTATAGATAATCgagtatgtgtgcatgtgtgcatttgtgtgtgtgtgtgtgtgtgtgtgtgtgtgtgtgtgtgtgtgtgtgtggcgtagCCTCTGTTAGCCTGGCTGTGTCTGCTTGCTCCTGCGGAGCCCCGCCTGACACAGCCGAGCTCAATCAGCCGCTGCATGAATACACTCGAATGGAAAGTTGTGCTCAGCTGACCGGAGAAATCGGACCCCGGCTAGCactgctcccctcctccctggctctctcctgccctccctgggGCCAGACACCCGCACCGGCCAGTGCACTGGGGCAGGAGGCTCAACTCAGCTGGGGCCGGAAGGGGCCTGGGCCATGGGAAGTTGAGGGGCCTGAGCCCAAGAACTTGGGGGCGAGCAGCCCCGGTGTGCTGGACATCTCAGCTCCACCCGGAGGGCGTAGGGGAGGGCCCGGGAAGGTCCCCAAGGTGGCAGCCGGTGCCTCAGGTGACAGCCGCACAAAGAcccaggcagggaaggaggcagagtaagacagggagagggagaagatacAGAGACATCCCCTGCTTGGAGAGGCCAAGCACACCCAATGCGTCACGGGTCCGGGACTAGGCTGTGAGCTCCAGTGACCTGAGCAATGAACTGGGTCCAGAATATCCCGGGCTGGCCCCTTCTCCTTTCAGAAGAAGCCGAGGGAGCCACTGTACTACCACAGCCCACACTAGGGTTTGCGTTCCACCCCCGTTTGGTTCGTCTAGGCCTGGGCCTGGCCCTCCCAGCCATCACGGGAGCCCTCCGTGCATCCAAAGTCCGGCCATCCCTGGCTGGTCCACGGCCTCCAACACCAATCCCAGACTGGCCAGGCTCCTGTGCCTCCAATCCCACTATTGATCAGCATCCTCACCCCACGCCATGGCAGCTTCCAGGTCATTTCATTTTAATCAGCTGTATGTCTCGCCAGGGATAATCAACTGCACTGGCGCTGGGCAGTCAATTCTGCAGGATTCAAGGAGGGCCAAAAGAGGggcctggtgggcagagctgggggcggggccgaGGAGGGAGAGGTGAGCAGGCCGGAAAAGGGGCAGAATGACCTATATTCCCTCGGGCAGGCAGCTTCTAGGGGTCAATGCCTTTGATACAGATTTTCCCGGGTTTCACATCCCATTCTGCCATTCAGGTTTCTGGTGCAAATCCCAGATCGCCACTGCTTTTCTTTGAGAGACGCAGGAACGAAGAGAATATTCCCAAATTGGCTGTTATTCTTCAAGCCCCTTACACCCTCGAGTAGGCGACCCAGATACAGGTACCCAGAGGCCTATGCACACAGGGAAGGTTCCGAGCCAGAGTGAGTTGGCTGGGGCACCAGAAGGAAGTGTGCGGCGCACAATCAGGCATGCAACCAGGCGACATGTGCCACGGCTCTGGCACACCTGGAGAGAAGCTGGCCCACGGGCTGGCCCAGACAGAGGGGGCGGATGAACGTTGAGGCCTGCTTACCCAGTCTGCTGAGGCCCATGCAAGAGCACTCATGGGCACACCCGCTCCCCTTGCCAAGGCAGAATCCGAAATACTCCCAGGCCACGGTGGCTACGTTTAGCGGCTGCGATGGCTTTTCCCCAGAAGGGCTTCAGCCAGGCCTTGCCCTCGAGTTCTATCCTGGCGGCCCCTGGGACATTGACTGCTTTGGCCGTGGCTTTGCGGCACCCAGAAAGAGAATGGGCAGGCAGCCGATTAGAGGAGAGATTTGGCCAGAAAGGGGCCTCTTTCCCCTGGCTCTGATGTTTAAAGGGGCAGGGGCCAAATCCAATGTAACATCCGTAGTGTATCAGGGTAACGGGTGGACTGGGAAAGCCAAAGAGCCCAACTCCCCTCTGCCCTCTGGATCAAAGAAGACCCATTGTGACTCCCCATTCCttaaaaggagaggaaggagggttgGGGGTGGGCAGCTGCCTGGCGGTCATATCTGTGGACTGACTAGAACAAGGGAACCCACACATGTCCACACCAGATTCAAGACTCACAAGACACATGTCCACTGCACGAAAACTCCTGCACACACAGCATCCTGTAGGTGTACTTAAGCCACTCCTTGCAGAACTAGGGACATATAAACTGCCCAAGCCTCCCACAGATACCCACCCTATAGGCGACAGACATGAAAACACACACTGGGCACACACTGATTCAACGTACACACTTTTATATCAAACATcacaacacatacacacccctTTATATGTAGACCTTGACCGCATGGTGGAAGCCAGCTTTCAGAATTGCACACATCCACACCACTCACAACCAGCACTCATGCCTCTCCTGCAGGGAATACTTAGGTAAGATCAGAAAGTGCAGAGTGGAGTATTGGTATTTGTACAGACCCAGTAGAAATGTAGGAGATGAGAGTGGCAGACAAGAGATAGCAAGACAGATAGCAGGCTGGTGACACCCAACGGGGCTAGGCCCCCAAGGCTGAAGTGGAGAAGGAGGAATGGGCACTGGTTGCCCCAAACGCTTTCTCTGCTGGGTATGTTGGGAGAAGGAAGCATTTTAGTAACACTGGCTTGTCCCCTGTCCCCAGACAAAAAGGCATCTGCTCCCTAGTGTCACCAGTCAAGGCCCTTCCAGGGGTCACCCTCTAGCAGCACCATGCCTTTCTTTCCACCCATCAACTCTGGTCGGTCTGTTGGGTAGGGTCCTTCCAGACACTCCACACTGTCTGAGGCAGCCACGCCTTGGGTTTCCAGGCCCAAGGTCTGTGTCAAGTATGTGACAAGCCATTTGAAAATGAGGGTAGGGGACGAGCCCCTCACCCCAGACATCATTCTGCGCACCAGAACAGAGGCCCAGGCTGAGTAGAACCCAAGCAGCCTCTTCCCCAAATTCCTACTACCTGGGTCACTATTGCCTGAAATGTGGCTCCATGAGGAACATTTCCCCGGGCAGTGAACACACGCACAGATTTTGACACTGCGTGCCAAGCCACAGAACTTGGAAGCTCTTAAGGTGGTCTGGATGCCCTGATTCTAAGTAAGTACGCACGTGGGAACCTTCTCCACGCAAGTGCATGCCCTGGGCGCGCAAGGCCCCACTTGCGCCCAGGGCACCTCCCGGCCTGACCGCCTTTCTGCCCAACCCGGCCTACATAAACCCAATGGTGCTGCCGGGCTGGGGACAAAAGGAAATCGGAAATCAAAATTAGTTTGGAAACGGGCGCGAAATTCCAGGCACGTTTCTCCTTAATCCTACTCGCTTTGGAAATTGGACTTTCAAGTGAAGGCAAGTTTTCTGAAATTACCTCTTCGGCTCCTCCTGGGGCACAGGCCGGCCTGGCCCAGAACGGCGGAGGCGCTTCCAGCCACCCCAACACAGGGAACTGTGGGCCCTCAACCCACCCCCCCGCACGGGGTGGGGAGGCCAGGGGCCAGCGGGAACCTGGTTGGCAAAAGGCAGTGATTTCGGGAGGGGGGGGTTGTCGTTTTAAAGTATAACCCAACTCCGAAATGCTCGAGAGACTCCAGTTGATCCCAAAAGACGAAAAGAAATTTCAAGGAGACAGAGAGCCATAAGGTAAGTCATACAGTCACACAGACGCACATGCGGGTGTTGAGGAGGGAGTCCATCCTGATTCTAGGCCCTAAACTCAAAACTACCTCCTCGCTCTCACTATACCCTCCTTATCCGGCCTACAGTTGTTCCCcgacctccaccccacccccagaagaagagaaaacctgtTACCTCCGGTCTAGATTTATGCTTGCGTTTAGCGAACTTGTGTatttccccttaaaaaaaaaaaaaaaaaaaaaaaaaaggcagtaacaACCAAAAGACACCAACACGCTCCCAAAGACCCACCAGGGCCGCGTCAAGGCTGCAATTCTTGGGGATCTAGGCCTGGCATCTCGCGCTGAAGAAACCGACCGTAATCCCCTCTCCCTGCACCCTCTCTGCCTTTTCGCTCGGGATTTGGCTTTAGTTCTTTTCCGAAGGGCCTGTTCCCATCTTTCCACCTCCGCTCCCCTTCTCCAGAAAAAAGCTCAGACACAGTCTTAAAATTCTGCTCCAGCTCCGGCGGCAGAGCTGGAGTGGAAGCGAAGGCCGGACTGCTGCACGCCCCGGGGCTGCCGGCACAGGGGCGGATAAAAACACCAGTCTCCGGGAGTGATAAGAAAATGGAGAATACTGTATTTGCTTTAGAAAGTTTTTACATATAGATAAACACGCAGTTAAGATAACAGTAAAAGCGCCCTACGGGGAGTGAGAGATATCTCCAAAGCAGCTAAGAAATACTTGAAATAGCTTTTGCATAAGAATACTACGGTCTCACTCTCCGCTTTCGCTAGCGACGGGGTCCCTCTTACTAACCCAGCTCGCCACGCCACGCCTTGACTGCCAAGTCGCTGCCAGGAACATCGAGTGGGAGGGGAACCCCAAAAAGGAAAGAGACAGGTGAgcgggaggggagaagagggtgggagagaaagaaagagaaagggagaggagaaaaagcaATATCATATACAGGCAATTTCTACACATATATTACAAACTGGGAAAATGACCGATCATTAAGATATAcataattcatataaaattttgaaataaaaataaaaatctgttacAGTCATAACTATTCTTTTTCCACATTTATAACCAGTACCCACACAGGCAGTGACAGAGTGGAGAGAAAAAGGTGCTTAACAAGAAAATGATTGTCTGCTGAACAAAAAACAGAAGATTGCATCTTGTTTGACTAATACTTGGacttaaaaacagagaaagaaagagagcgagaggggaaaaaagagcgCAACAAAAGGCGATAAACATTTGCTATTTCCCTCTCGAggagttctcttttttttaaacaaattccgaacggagctggaggattgtttttttttttctttttgtctgttttgcttttgTCGTCTTGTCGTCGTGGTGGCGGTCGGTTTTTGTATAGTCGACTCTTTTTAAATCGTTTTAAACTAGAGAGAGTATTTTCCCAGATACAAATAAATCGTCATGCAGGTGGGGTGCCGGGTCCGTGGGAACCAAAAGGAGAAGCCGTGCTTGTCCTAGAAAGTATACAATTGTCACCTCTTTTATGTTTTCTGCCCGCAGCATCAGCGTTTGTGACTGTCTGTTGGCGTCGCGGTCCTTTGGGGTGGCCGTGGTGGTAGATGGTGGTTGGGAATTGTTGATGGTTTGCgtttaatttgttatttttcttggtttttatatatttttggctggaGTGGAAGTGTGTGTGTACTTGGGTGTGTGTATGATTGTGTATCCTGATTTCGGTTTGTTCTGgggatggaggaggaagaggaggaagaggaggaggtcgaggaggaggagggggaggaggagggggaggaggaggaggagggcggcCTTGGGTATCATACATCACATTCCGAGTCGCTGGAGGTTACCGAGAGGATGGAGGTGCCGGTGTCCGCGCGCTCCGTCAGGCTGGACACGCTGGTGGTGGGACTGGCCGCCGTTGACGGCGACTCTGCCGAGCCGTGCGTGGGGCATCCGGGCTCGGCCAGAGAGCGCATGCCGCTCGGTCCTATGGCCTGGTGCTGGAGCCTGCGGGAGACAGAGAGCGGCGCCCGCCCTGATACGGCAGCCCCAACACCCGGTTCCGCCAAGCCGCCTCCCTGAGCCCGTGCCGCCGGGAAGCCGGGCATGCCGCCGCCGGTGCTCCAAAGCCGCCCGTGCCCCTCCGCCTCCCGAACCCCGCGCCCTTCGCCGCCGCCCCCGACTTCGCTCTCTGCGCGTATACCCCTCCTCCGGGCTTCTGTCGGCTCCCTGAGCGCTGCAGCCTCCCCAGCGCGGTCTGGGCTCCCGTCTTCCCCTCCCCGGCGTTCTCTGGAGCCTCCCAAAGCTTCCcaaatgggggggggggcgaggtaGAACCCGAGGCCGGCCGCCAGAGGAGGAGAGGCCCGGGCGCACACTGCGAAGGACGCCGAGCCCCGAAGGGGCAGAAGTCGGGATGTTTCTTCTTCCCCAGACCCTGGGACTCTTCCGCCTCAGCCGGCTGCCTCTGGAGTGGATGGGTCCCCTCAATGCCTCCTGCCTCAGCTCCCCCAAATCAAGAGCTGCGGGTTGCTCGCCCGCCGCCTCTTCCTGGTAGGACCGGCTGGCTTTGCTCTCTGGATCCTTGAGCAAAGCGCAGGATCGGgggaagagaaaatgaggaagCTGGGAGCAAAAAAGTgcgggggaagaggagggagagggaaagcgGGAGACACACAAGGCAGGAGGGGAGTGCAGAGCCGTCTCCGGCTGCCCCTTCCCCGGACCAGGAAGCTGCTACGTAAACCTAGTGTCTCTGACTTCTCCCCACGAGGAGGCCTTCCCCTGGCCCTGGGCGCTGCCCCCATAGGGCGAAAAGTTGGCTGCAAAGGCAAGGGTGAGAGGGCCAAAGGCTTAGGCCTGGGACACCTAAAACGGAACACACTCACTCCCTCCAGGAGCTCacacccagcccccagcccaggcagCTGTCGGCAACTGCAGCCCTGCTCCCTGCAGTGAGTGCATCAGGCCCAGTGCCTAccctggcagggctggggcacAGGCCTTCCATCAGGGCTTTCACCCaacttcctcctttcccctcttcctctccactcctttcctctttcctccttttcttatttttctccctacttcccccaggcccagctctgctGACAGGTCAAGCCCAGTGCAACTTTGTGAGTTTGTGGCCAACTTGCCACAGCAAGGCAGCTTCTGCTCCTATTTCCCAATTTAGTGGACCAAGGGGATGCTCCTTGCCTTGGCAGGAGGGCTAgcaccgacacacacacacacacacacagcgtcTCCACTCCCAGCCTGGCTCTCCTGCTCCTAGTCAGGCAACTTGCAAGGCTTTGGGTACAGGCCTGCTGCACGGTGGCTACCGGCCTTTCCCCTTTATGCCAGGGACCCAGGTTCAGTTTCCTCTCCCAGACGTTCGTGGATTCCTCCCTGGGTTTTTGCAATGCGTGGAAATAAGAACCAGGTGGCAAGGagagctttccttccttccctgtctgtAGGCTCCAGAGAAGCCCGGAGCTGGATCCCAGGCTGAGGAGGCTGGCACGGGTACAGCACACGGCTAAGGCTCCCAGGGACACGACCCAGGGGTTATGGGCACTCAGGACCTCACACACACTCTCTCCACCCTGACGAGAGACCCTTTAGGGCAAAGCAATCAATACACCCACGCCCGCTCCTCTTCCACGCTCCTGGGCAAGCGGAAACTTTCTCCAACTGACCAGGAGGTCTCGGCTTCCCGTTTGCTCGGCAGCCGCTGGCCTCCCGCCTCCTGTCCGTTCACCCTCTTTTCAACCGCtctccccctccccggccccggaGCGTGTAGCCAGGCCGCGGGCCAGACCACTGACCTGTTCTTGGCCGCCGCGGCGCGGTCGCGCTGCCTCCGGTTCTTAAACCAGTTTCCTACTTGTGTGGGAGTGAGGCCGGTGGCCTGCGCCAGTTCACGTTTCTTGCTGGGGTTGGGGTAGGGGTCCTGCAGGTACCACTCCCGCAGCAGGCTCCGAGTCCGCTCCTTGAAGCAATGCGTCTTCTGCTCGCCGTCCCAGATGGTGCGCGGCAGCGGGAACTTCTTGCGCACGCGGTACTTGTCCACCGGGCCGAGCGGGCGGCCGCGCAGCTTCTCGGCCTCCTGGTAGTGCGCCTCGAGCCACATGGCCTGCAGCTTGCCGTGAGACTCCTTGGTGAACTTGTGGTTCTCCAGGATGTGGTAGAGGTCGCGGAAGTTGCCCGTGTGGAAGGCGACCACGGCGCGCGCGCGCAGGATCGACTCGTGCTTGTTGATGGCCTCGCACGCCCCGGGGGCCACGGGCAGCGACCAGAGGAAGCGGCCCAGCCGCTCGATGTCGCCCGTCTCCTCCAGCGTCTCGCAGACGCTGGCCACCTGCTCCGGCGAGAAGTTGAGGGTGGGCAGCTGGAACATGGACAACTCTTCCGGGGGGGCCCTggagccgccgccgctgccgccgccgcctgcTCCGCCAGCACCGCCGCCTCCCGCACAgttcccgccgccgccgccgccgcctcccgcgCCGCCGCCTCCCGCGCCGTTCCCGGCGCTGCTACTCGCCAGAAGTAGGGAGCGGTGGTGAGAATCGGCGAAGTTTGGCAACAAGAAGTGGGAGGAATAGAGGTCTAGGGGGGAGCGGAATACCATGGACTGAcctgagaggagaggagaaaattcagggagaggaagagagaggggaggaagaggaggagaggggcgatgaggaccaggaggagggagaggagaggggggaggaggagaaggaaaggaagggggagcaggaggaggaggaggaggagggggaggaggaagggcgtAAGGGACacccacaccccacacacatccacacacacacacacccgcgcAGCCAcatagagagggaggaaggagagcggCCCGGTGCGCGCGCGCAGAGGGAGAatcagagggagagggagagagagcgagcgagagccAACCACCGCCGAGTCAAGATTCAGCGATTCCACAGCAATCGCCCTAATGACAACAGCCTCATAATATCTCCCCTAAATCCACAGTGAGTGCAGCATTGAAACATTTTGTTTCGCTTTTCTATTGGTCTGCGGCGTGTCGTTGTGGCGTTGCCACGGCAACCGCTGCCAATCACTGTCAGCCCTGCCAATCAATACCGAGAACGTAAGGACGGTTTTACCACTTAGCCAGAgtaggggggagggggagagcagggaaagagggagaaggggggaaagagaattttttttaaatctttgcaaCTCTTAATCTCAccacttcccttctcttcctctctctctctctccttttcttactATCTCTGAGctccctcttttttcctcttccgCAAAGAAGTTGATCCAGAAAATTTAATAGCCATGGGCATAGAGTTGTTGAATGGGATGAGCAATTAAAGGGGGGATTTTGTTGGGAGGTGAGAGGCTCCCCACTCTGCATGAACGCCGAGGGCCAGCCCCCAAGGAGAGGCCGAGGGCCAGCGGACCCAGCAGGGTTTGCACATGGTGTGCACGTCGGGCCGCCTCTTTCTGCCTATGTGAGCACTAATAGTGgcgaggaagaaaggagagatgaGATCATGGGGCCCACCGCGCGCCGACCCTGGTCCGGCGGGCTGCTGCGCCCCAGGATCTCGGATTTTGGGGGTCACCCGGCGCCTGGGAGCTGGAGCCCAGGACCTAGGGTGCTGGAAGCCGCTCTGGCCTCCCTGGTCCGCAGTCCTCGGCCACGTTTACCCCAGCTTCCTCTGCATTGGATCTGGCTTCTCTTTAACTCTGCTCCCAGTCATGGAGCCTTGATTTCCCCTAttggcttatatttttaaatagcagtaGAAATAACAGTACACTTTCCATCTTAAAAAGCAACCCGCCTCTTTGTTTCCCCCCAGATTTCAGCTGCCTCCCTAGGAGCTGCGGAGGAAGTTGGGTTGAGATGCCTGGAAGCCCTCTGCCCCCCTCCCAAGATGCCACCTACCCCACAACCCCCAAGGGGCTCTGGGTCTGCCTAGCAGCCCCAGAAGGCCACTCAAACTTTGGAGGCTGCCCCAAAGATATGGATAGGCCTGAAAATTGCTTGTTTGCtcatactgaaaagaaaaaatattataaaactgtCTAATTCCTTTAAGGAAAGTAACCTCACAAGtctaaaacaaaccccaaaaggCCCATAGCATGGGGAAGGCagggccctccctccctctctctggccACTGCAGCCTCCAGGCCAGGCATGGGTATTTATTCTAAGGTATGTTGCTTTTAAGAACATGTAATCAGCATCTTGAGCCGGGCCTCCCTTTGTGAGGCTTCTGTAACTATGGAAGTGTGATTTACGCAGATTTGTCGGGGTCAGAGACGTCTTTCCCCTGAGCACTGTGTATATTTAGACAGGACTCGGTTTGGTGTTAAAAAGTGTATATTTTGAATGAGTTCACACACAGTAGCCAACAATGCCCACATTGTCGGCCCGTGTACAACGTGTATTGAAACGCAGCGTCCAGACTTCAACTAATCTgccctcaataaagctgaaataattATCCTAAGCTGCCTTTCCAGAAGAAAAATCATTGAGGAATtcaaaacttttttgaaaaaaaaaaaaagatcttttctACATTCCGATGGAGATCTGGGGGTGAGGCGCTGAGTCCACACCACTTTGGAGATCtcaaagagggaggagagaaagagagactgtGAGAGAATTTAAATAGGAAACCTAACGCGACTGGGGCTGCAAGTGTCCCAGCCCCTAGACCCCTAGTTCTGGCCCTCGTTAGGCCTTGAC
This DNA window, taken from Kogia breviceps isolate mKogBre1 chromosome 11, mKogBre1 haplotype 1, whole genome shotgun sequence, encodes the following:
- the SIX3 gene encoding homeobox protein SIX3, which translates into the protein MVFRSPLDLYSSHFLLPNFADSHHRSLLLASSSAGNGAGGGGAGGGGGGGGNCAGGGGAGGAGGGGSGGGSRAPPEELSMFQLPTLNFSPEQVASVCETLEETGDIERLGRFLWSLPVAPGACEAINKHESILRARAVVAFHTGNFRDLYHILENHKFTKESHGKLQAMWLEAHYQEAEKLRGRPLGPVDKYRVRKKFPLPRTIWDGEQKTHCFKERTRSLLREWYLQDPYPNPSKKRELAQATGLTPTQVGNWFKNRRQRDRAAAAKNRLQHQAIGPSGMRSLAEPGCPTHGSAESPSTAASPTTSVSSLTERADTGTSILSVTSSDSECDV